In one window of Astyanax mexicanus isolate ESR-SI-001 chromosome 18, AstMex3_surface, whole genome shotgun sequence DNA:
- the rilp gene encoding RILP-like protein 1 isoform X2 translates to MDTVEEPQAVKRINECFERTFSALTVDDVYEIAKLVGSEVEKLIDHYGKASVEGLVPKIVKVLELLESFAARNQTLRCKEEELLKAFETLQVQQQKKRTARESEESNNNADLKDWQQKEQKWRLKVEELQAQVLQLQEDNQELLGSLSKEDRTQRQEREVMLKLKEVVDKQRDELRAKVQETSSMSKEVEALQEQLDRFMKMNGELRHKQSMMQAQLKSSVERRADMEADLCEKQKEIERLTTQLEKASTHIAASTNNPTIDLTDKMIIDLNDPNRPCFTKQEVRDMLFERNELKANLFLVQEELAYYQREILNDERCPGFLLEAVRSAIRKQRTVIKAKMLGIREDECSCDEEKGPLFERRANEDVETDCTDSKPAESRIRNLFGFLTRSGSGRSPGHQTSSSTWEIINPDEEEPELET, encoded by the exons ATGGATACAGTGGAGGAACCCCAAGCCGTGAAGAGGATTAATGAGTGTTTTGAGAGGACGTTTTCAGCTCTGACCGTGGACGACGTGTACGAAATCGCTAAACTCGTCGGCTCAGAGGTGGAGAAGCTCATTGACCACTATGGAAAGGCCAGTGTGGAGGGACTGGTTCCGAAAATCGTGAAAGTTCTGGAGCTGTTGGAGAGCTTCGCCGCCAGGAATCAGACACTGAGGTGTAAAGAAGAGGAGTTGCTGAAGGCTTTCGAGACTTTACAggtacagcagcagaagaaacgGACTGCGAGGGAAAGTGAAGAAAGCAATAATAACGCAGACTTAAAG GACTGGCAGCAGAAGGAGCAGAAATGGAGGCTGAAGGTAGAGGAGCTTCAGGCTCAGGTGTTGCAGCTCCAGGAGGACAACCAGGAGCTACTGGGCTCACTCTCAAAAGAAG ATCGTACACAGCGTCAGGAGAGAGAGGTGATGCTCAAACTGAAAGAAGTTGTGGATAAACAGCGTGATGAACTGAGAGCAAAAGTGCAAGAGACATCCAGTATGTCTAAAGAGGTGGAAGCG CTTCAGGAGCAGCTGGACCGCTTTATGAAGATGAATGGAGAGCTGAGGCATAAGCAGAGCATGATGCAAGCTCAGCTCAAGAGCTCTGTGGAGAGGAGAGCAGACATGGAGGCTGACCTctgtgagaaacagaaagaaatagaACGACTCACCACACAGCTGGAGAAAGCCAGCACGCACATCGCTGCCAGCACG AACAATCCAACCATTGACCTCACAGATAAGATGATCATTGACCTGAACGACCCGAATCGACCCTGTTTCACCAAGCAGGAGGTGCGGGATATGCTGTTTGAGAGGAATGAGCTGAAGGCCAATCTTTTCTTGGTTCAAGAGGAGCTTGCCTACTATCAGAG GGAGATCCTGAATGATGAGAGATGTCCAGGCTTCTTGCTGGAGGCAGTACGCTCTGCTATAAGGAAGCAAAGAACCGTCATTAAAGCCAAAATGCTGGGCATTCGAGAGGACGAATGCAGCTG TGATGAAGAAAAGGGACCTTTATTTGAGAGGAGAGCAAACGAGGACGTTGAAACAGACTGCACTGACAGCAAACCTGCAGAATCACGCATCCGAAACCT CTTCGGCTTCCTGACCCGCTCGGGCAGTGGCAGGAGCCCCGGCCATCAGACGTCCAGTTCCACGTGGGAGATCATCAACCCAGACGAAGAGGAGCCTGAGCTGGAGACGTAA
- the rilp gene encoding RILP-like protein 1 isoform X1, with protein sequence MDTVEEPQAVKRINECFERTFSALTVDDVYEIAKLVGSEVEKLIDHYGKASVEGLVPKIVKVLELLESFAARNQTLRCKEEELLKAFETLQVQQQKKRTARESEESNNNADLKQDWQQKEQKWRLKVEELQAQVLQLQEDNQELLGSLSKEDRTQRQEREVMLKLKEVVDKQRDELRAKVQETSSMSKEVEALQEQLDRFMKMNGELRHKQSMMQAQLKSSVERRADMEADLCEKQKEIERLTTQLEKASTHIAASTNNPTIDLTDKMIIDLNDPNRPCFTKQEVRDMLFERNELKANLFLVQEELAYYQREILNDERCPGFLLEAVRSAIRKQRTVIKAKMLGIREDECSCDEEKGPLFERRANEDVETDCTDSKPAESRIRNLFGFLTRSGSGRSPGHQTSSSTWEIINPDEEEPELET encoded by the exons ATGGATACAGTGGAGGAACCCCAAGCCGTGAAGAGGATTAATGAGTGTTTTGAGAGGACGTTTTCAGCTCTGACCGTGGACGACGTGTACGAAATCGCTAAACTCGTCGGCTCAGAGGTGGAGAAGCTCATTGACCACTATGGAAAGGCCAGTGTGGAGGGACTGGTTCCGAAAATCGTGAAAGTTCTGGAGCTGTTGGAGAGCTTCGCCGCCAGGAATCAGACACTGAGGTGTAAAGAAGAGGAGTTGCTGAAGGCTTTCGAGACTTTACAggtacagcagcagaagaaacgGACTGCGAGGGAAAGTGAAGAAAGCAATAATAACGCAGACTTAAAG CAGGACTGGCAGCAGAAGGAGCAGAAATGGAGGCTGAAGGTAGAGGAGCTTCAGGCTCAGGTGTTGCAGCTCCAGGAGGACAACCAGGAGCTACTGGGCTCACTCTCAAAAGAAG ATCGTACACAGCGTCAGGAGAGAGAGGTGATGCTCAAACTGAAAGAAGTTGTGGATAAACAGCGTGATGAACTGAGAGCAAAAGTGCAAGAGACATCCAGTATGTCTAAAGAGGTGGAAGCG CTTCAGGAGCAGCTGGACCGCTTTATGAAGATGAATGGAGAGCTGAGGCATAAGCAGAGCATGATGCAAGCTCAGCTCAAGAGCTCTGTGGAGAGGAGAGCAGACATGGAGGCTGACCTctgtgagaaacagaaagaaatagaACGACTCACCACACAGCTGGAGAAAGCCAGCACGCACATCGCTGCCAGCACG AACAATCCAACCATTGACCTCACAGATAAGATGATCATTGACCTGAACGACCCGAATCGACCCTGTTTCACCAAGCAGGAGGTGCGGGATATGCTGTTTGAGAGGAATGAGCTGAAGGCCAATCTTTTCTTGGTTCAAGAGGAGCTTGCCTACTATCAGAG GGAGATCCTGAATGATGAGAGATGTCCAGGCTTCTTGCTGGAGGCAGTACGCTCTGCTATAAGGAAGCAAAGAACCGTCATTAAAGCCAAAATGCTGGGCATTCGAGAGGACGAATGCAGCTG TGATGAAGAAAAGGGACCTTTATTTGAGAGGAGAGCAAACGAGGACGTTGAAACAGACTGCACTGACAGCAAACCTGCAGAATCACGCATCCGAAACCT CTTCGGCTTCCTGACCCGCTCGGGCAGTGGCAGGAGCCCCGGCCATCAGACGTCCAGTTCCACGTGGGAGATCATCAACCCAGACGAAGAGGAGCCTGAGCTGGAGACGTAA